TTTCCATCTTCCCACTTTCTTTTACCCTCCTTTATCATCCCTCTGTTTGATCGAAAGCAAAAAATCGATAAAAGACAAAATCTCAAATTAACCCCCCCACCCTTTCCCTCTCCCCCGCAATCGGGGGAGAGGGTGGGGTGAGGGGGAAGGATAAAAAAGGAAATTCCTATACAACAAATTTATATGTTAGCACCCGGAGGGTAATTCGTTCAAGTAAATTGGACTGGAACCAAATCATTTGACGATCCTGAGGAATGCCTATAGAATATTTTTAGGGATAAACGCTCCCTTATGAATCCCAAAGCGAGCAAAAATTATTTTTAGTTCTTGTTCGGCTGAGGAAAGGATTGGCAAGGTTAATTGGGCAAAGTCCGCTTCCTATAATCTTTTTTTATCAAAAGAAAAAACTTCAACTTTTTGCCAAAGAGAGGAGAGATCCATGGGAAAAATGGTGAAAGCGGCATCCGTGCAGGCGACGCCGGTATTTATGGATAAAAAGCGGAGTGTGGAAAAATATTGCTGGTACATCGAGGAAGCGGGCAAGGAGAAGGCTGACTTAGTCGTTACCCCCGAGACGGGCATTCCAGCCTATCCTTATTGGAGGGGAAATTTTGGATACACGAACCCCGAGAAGGCCAAAGACTGGAGGGATACGGTCATTGCCTTCTTTGAAAATTCCATAAAGATCCCCAGCCCGGAAACCGACCAGCTGTGCCAGGCAGCAAAACGCGCCAATGCCTATTGTGTGGTTGGAATCAACGAACAGGATGATCGCATCGGCAGCCAGACCTTGTTCAACACCCAACTCTTTATCGGCAGAAACGGAGAAATTTTGGGCCGGCACCGCAAAACCATGCCCACCCACCAGGAGAGGTTTTTTTGGGGGATGGGAGACGCCCGAGATATCCAAGTATTTAATACCGATATCGGCCGCATTGGGGGGCTGATCTGCTATGAGAACCATATGATCCTGATGAGAGCAGCCATGGCCATAAAAGGAGAAGAGATCCACGCCTGTTGCTGGCCCGGGTATTGGACCTTCAATCCCCAAACAAAAGTCAGGGACATGAGCGGGAAGATTGGTCCTTTGCATACCTGCGACCAGGATTGCTGCGTTCGGGAATACGCCTTTGAAACGCAGACTTTCGTGGTCAGCTCTGGCCTCTACCTCCCGGCCAGCGAGGTCCCCGACACTTTTCCCTTCAAGCAGACCACCAATTTCAACTGGGCCATGGGAGGAAGTTGTATCGCCGGGCCCTTTGGAACTTACCTGGCTGAACCCGTTTTTAATAAGGAGACCGTCGTTTATGCTGAGCTGGATATGGATGACCGCATCATCGCCAAGAATGTCTTTGACTGCATGGGACATTACAGCCGTTGGGACCTGGTTTCGCTCAACATTCGCGAGGAAGGATGGGAGCCCGTCCAGAAAGCGGCCGGGGAAAAGGGTCCAAACAGAATTTCCTCCGAAAAACTGGAAAGAGTAGCCAAAAAATTCAAGCTCGGTACGGACAAACTCGAAGCCATTCTCAAGGAACTGGAAACCCTTTAATCATAGGAGAAAAGAAAATTGAATAAGACGGATATGGGTTTTATGCCGGCCACGGAAATGATCGCAGCGATTAAGAAAAAAACCTTGTCTCCCCGGGAAATCGTAGAGGCCCTTCTGGCCCGGGTGGAGAAGATCAACCCCAAGGTCAACGCCTACTGCACGGTGGTCCCGGAAATGGCCTTGGAGGCGGCCAAAAAAGCCGAAGCGGAAATAAGGCAAGGGGGAAAGCTCGGTCCTTTACACGGCATCCCCGTTTCCATCAAGGACCTTACCCTTACGGCCGGGATCCGGACCACCTTTGGTTCGAAGATCTTTGAGCACCATGTCCCTACTGAGGACGCCCTGATCGTCCAGCGTCTGAAGGCGGCCGGGGCTATCGTGATCGGAAAAACCAACACCCCCGAGTTCGGAGCGGGAGCAAACACGTATAACGCTGTTTTTGGCGCCACTCGCAACCCCTGGAAACTCAGCCATACTTGCGGAGGGTCCAGTGGAGGAGCAGCGGTGGCCCTGGCTTGCGGCCTCGGCCCGTTGGCCACGGGAAGTGATCTGGGGGGTTCGTTGCGGATTCCTGCATCTTTTTGCGGCGTGGTGGGATTTCGGACTTCTGCCGGGCGGGTCCCCATCTATCCAAGCTTTATGGGATGGGATACCCTGGCCGTGGAGGGGCCCATGGCCAGAACGGTTGGAGATACGGCCCTGATGCTCTCCGTGATTGCCGGGGCGGACGACCGCTCTCCGATCTCCCTGCCTGGGGACGGGCGGGAATTTCTTGCTGCCGTCGAGCATCCGAATATCCGGGGTTTCAAGGTGGCCTGGAGCGCGGACCTGAAAGTCTCGCCCGTGGATCGGGAAATCGAGGCCGTAGCTGGTGCCGCGGCTAAGCGCTTTACCGAGTTGGGATGTACCGTCGAGCAGGCTGAACCGGACTTTAGCCGGGTCCGGGAGATTATCCATGTTACCCGCGCCT
Above is a window of Deltaproteobacteria bacterium DNA encoding:
- a CDS encoding amidase, yielding MNKTDMGFMPATEMIAAIKKKTLSPREIVEALLARVEKINPKVNAYCTVVPEMALEAAKKAEAEIRQGGKLGPLHGIPVSIKDLTLTAGIRTTFGSKIFEHHVPTEDALIVQRLKAAGAIVIGKTNTPEFGAGANTYNAVFGATRNPWKLSHTCGGSSGGAAVALACGLGPLATGSDLGGSLRIPASFCGVVGFRTSAGRVPIYPSFMGWDTLAVEGPMARTVGDTALMLSVIAGADDRSPISLPGDGREFLAAVEHPNIRGFKVAWSADLKVSPVDREIEAVAGAAAKRFTELGCTVEQAEPDFSRVREIIHVTRALRMVTLHAEKLEKWRDHMNPNLVWNIEKGFPLTAQQVGMAEKERTALYHRVRQFFERYDLLLTPTVAVPPFPVEMPYPQEINGKPINNYQEWLYLTYAITVTGLPAISVPCGWTAEGLPVGLQIVGRRLGEATVLRAAAAFEAIAPWQDKRPPVE
- a CDS encoding carbon-nitrogen hydrolase family protein, with translation MGKMVKAASVQATPVFMDKKRSVEKYCWYIEEAGKEKADLVVTPETGIPAYPYWRGNFGYTNPEKAKDWRDTVIAFFENSIKIPSPETDQLCQAAKRANAYCVVGINEQDDRIGSQTLFNTQLFIGRNGEILGRHRKTMPTHQERFFWGMGDARDIQVFNTDIGRIGGLICYENHMILMRAAMAIKGEEIHACCWPGYWTFNPQTKVRDMSGKIGPLHTCDQDCCVREYAFETQTFVVSSGLYLPASEVPDTFPFKQTTNFNWAMGGSCIAGPFGTYLAEPVFNKETVVYAELDMDDRIIAKNVFDCMGHYSRWDLVSLNIREEGWEPVQKAAGEKGPNRISSEKLERVAKKFKLGTDKLEAILKELETL